The Sulfurimonas aquatica genomic sequence GTGCGTGGCATGCTTGTTACTTTAGGGATGATAGAATCAAGTAGTATCGACTTGAGCGTGATAGGGGTTTTTGTTTTAGGAGTTTCTTCTATCTTTTTACTCTTTGGAATGGTAATTTTATATGTCAATAAGAGATTTTTAACTTCAATAAAAAACGTAAGACGAGTTTTCGCCACAGCTGGTCTTATTTCACTCGCTGCTGGTAGCAGTATGATTTTAGGATAAAGGAAAAACTATGTGTAAAGATTGCGGATGTAGCATAACGGAGCATACACACGCTCACGAACATAACCACTCACACAAACACCATGAGGCTCATGAAATGCTTCATCATAACCCTCAGTTAAATGATAAAAAAACTATAGAGGTCATCACAAAGATACTAGATAAAAATGACCATGAAGCGGGACATAATCGTGCCCACTTTGATTCACATGGAGTCCTTGCCATAAACCTGATGAGTTCACCTGGTAGTGGGAAAACGACTCTACTAGAGAAGATGCATGACATAGCAGGTTTTAAATATGGCGTTATAGAGGGTGACTTAGAGACGTCGCGAGATGCAGATAGACTAAAAGCAAAGGGGATAGACGCTTACCAGATTCAAACGGGAAGCGCATGTCATCTTGATGCGTTTATGGTTCACAAAGGCCTTCACGCGATGGACCTAGAGAAGATAGACGTATGTTTCATTGAGAACGTTGGAAACCTTGTGTGTCCCGCAAGTTATGACGTTGGGAGTCACTTAAACATAGTGCTTGTCTCAATTCCTGAGGGAGAAGACAAAATAGCAAAGTACCCGGTAATGTTTAGACAAGCGGATTTGATTCTCTTTACAAAAACGGACCTTCTTCCTCATTTTGAGTATGATATACAAAGAGAAAAAGAAGAAGCTAGAAAAATAAAACCTAACGTAGACATACTAGAGGTCAATATAAAAGACGAAGCTTCAATTAAAAAAGTTGCTGATTGGATTAAATTTAAAGTGGAGATGCGTTAATGTGCTTGTCAATTCCCTCTAAAATCATTGAAATAGATGAAGACAATAACGCCACAGTCGACACTATGGGAGTTAAACGCCAAGTAAGTTTAGACCTGATGGGTGATGATGTCGGTGTTGGAGATTACATCTTAATTCACGTAGGTTTTGCTATGAATAAGATTGATGAAAAAGACGCCCTTGATAGTCTCGAACTCTATGCTGAGATAGTTGAAAAAATGGAAGAAGAAGAGAAGAGACAGCTTATTGAAGATGAGAAGGTAAATGGCGAAGCCAGAGAGGCTCCCCTGGGGGATGACAACTGTTCAAATCGAGGGCAATCTTGAACCTTAAACTCAAAGACCTTTATAGTGCTTTTAGAGATCCAAAAACTATAAGAGCTTTAGCGGGTGAGATCAATAAAGAGGCACTCAAGTTAAAAGAGCCTTTATATATCATGGAAGTTTGTGGCGGTCACACTCATACCATTATGAAGTATGGTCTTAAACAGCTTTTACCTCGTAGTATAGAGTTTATCCATGGACCGGGTTGTCCCGTTTGTATCATGCCAAAAGAGAGGATTGATCATGCCATAGCGTTGGCTAACGTAGAAAACGCAATACTCCTTACATTGGGAGATATGATCAGAGTCCCGGGCTCAAAAACTTCTCTAGCAGAGGAGCGCTCACATGGCTGTGATATAAGAGCACTCTACTCTCCCGTTGACGCGATTAAAGTTGCAGAGGAGAATCCTGATAAAAAAGTTATATTTTTTGCCATAGGATTTGAGACTACTACACCAATGACGGCCGCTCTACTCCAAATGGTAGAAAAGAAAAAATTAACAAACCTCTACTTTCACATAAATCACGTACTTGTTCCACCAGCTATTGAAGCGATTATGCAAGATGGTCAAGCAAAAATAAACGCATTCATAGGTCCATCTCACGTTAGCGTGATTAGTGGAGCAAAAATATACCTTCCTCTGCCAGAAAAATACAATACTCCCGTGAGCGTAAGCGGTTTTGAACCTGTTGATGTAATGCAAGCAATTTTGATGATTGTAAAACAAAAAAATGAGAATCGTGCCGAAGTAGAGATTCAATACTCTCGTGCTGTAAGCTTAGAGGGAAATACTAAAGCTCAAAAGCTCATAGAACACTATATGCAGCCAAGAGGTCACTTTAGATGGCGAGGCATTGGCGATATAGCTGATAGCGCCTTAGAGCTAAGAGAGCAGTACTCTAAGTATGATGCAGAAAAAGTGTTTGCAGACATACTCCCAACTGAGCCTATAGACGACCATAAACTATGCATCTGTGGAACCATTTTAAAAGGTCTTGCTAAACCTAACGACTGTAAAGTATTTGGAACCGCTTGTACGCCTAAAACACCACTTGGAAGCTGCATGGTTAGTAGTGAAGGCG encodes the following:
- the hypB gene encoding hydrogenase nickel incorporation protein HypB — protein: MCKDCGCSITEHTHAHEHNHSHKHHEAHEMLHHNPQLNDKKTIEVITKILDKNDHEAGHNRAHFDSHGVLAINLMSSPGSGKTTLLEKMHDIAGFKYGVIEGDLETSRDADRLKAKGIDAYQIQTGSACHLDAFMVHKGLHAMDLEKIDVCFIENVGNLVCPASYDVGSHLNIVLVSIPEGEDKIAKYPVMFRQADLILFTKTDLLPHFEYDIQREKEEARKIKPNVDILEVNIKDEASIKKVADWIKFKVEMR
- the hypD gene encoding hydrogenase formation protein HypD, encoding MLNLKLKDLYSAFRDPKTIRALAGEINKEALKLKEPLYIMEVCGGHTHTIMKYGLKQLLPRSIEFIHGPGCPVCIMPKERIDHAIALANVENAILLTLGDMIRVPGSKTSLAEERSHGCDIRALYSPVDAIKVAEENPDKKVIFFAIGFETTTPMTAALLQMVEKKKLTNLYFHINHVLVPPAIEAIMQDGQAKINAFIGPSHVSVISGAKIYLPLPEKYNTPVSVSGFEPVDVMQAILMIVKQKNENRAEVEIQYSRAVSLEGNTKAQKLIEHYMQPRGHFRWRGIGDIADSALELREQYSKYDAEKVFADILPTEPIDDHKLCICGTILKGLAKPNDCKVFGTACTPKTPLGSCMVSSEGACNAYYRFGEI
- a CDS encoding HypC/HybG/HupF family hydrogenase formation chaperone is translated as MCLSIPSKIIEIDEDNNATVDTMGVKRQVSLDLMGDDVGVGDYILIHVGFAMNKIDEKDALDSLELYAEIVEKMEEEEKRQLIEDEKVNGEAREAPLGDDNCSNRGQS